Below is a window of Hyphomicrobiales bacterium DNA.
GTATCGCGCGTCGCGGCCCGCGCCTACCCGGACGAACCGATTTGGCCCATCGAATCGATCCCCTATAACCATGAACCGCTCTAGGCGGGTCTTAACCCGTGTCGGACATCGTATTCGGCCTCGATCGTTCATATGAGGACGTTCCGGGCCCGAGGGCGCGCGACAGACAAGGGCTTTAGCCCGACGGCCGAACCTCGCGGAATGACATCAAGCGGCGCGCCCTCTCGTCCCACAGCACGAGGCGCGCGCAGCGAAAACTCTCGGACAGCGTCAGCCGGCTGACATCGCGGAGTTCCGGATGGTCGCGCAGGACGCGCGGAAGCCGATAATACGGGATCCGGCTACACAGGTGATGCACGTGATGCAGGCCTATATTGGCCGTGAACCAGCGCAAGAGCGCGGGGAGGTCGTAGTGTGAGCTGCCGTGAAAGGCAGCTTCGTGCCAGTTCCATTCGCCGTCATATTCCCATGTCGTGTGCTCGAATTGATGCTGCACATAGAACAACCACACGCCGACTGACGCTGCGAGCAGCGTGATCGGAAGATGCACCAACAGGAATGCTTTGATGCCGATGAGCCAGACCAGCGTGGAGACGACCAGGGCGATCGCGAAATTGGTCCCCATCGCGCTCGCCCAGGGCTGCCAGCCGCTGCGCATCAGTCCGGCCGGGAATCGCTGCTGCAGCAGGAACAGATAGGCGGGGCCGATGCCGAACATGACCAGTGGGTGTCGGTAAAGACGATACCGTAGCCGCCCCCACGTCGAGAGCGCGCGATATTCGGCGACGGTGAGGGTGTGGACGTCGCCGTGACCACGGCGGTCGAGATTCCCGGAGCTTGCGTGGTGCATGCCGTGCGTCCGCCGCCACAAGCCGTAAGGTGTGAGCGTCACTACGCCGATGATGCGGCCGATCCAATCGTTTGCCAGCCGATGACGGAAGAAAGAGCCGTGGCCGCAATCGTGCTGGATCATGAAGAGCCGCACCAGGAACCCCGCCGCCGGCAGGGCGAGCGGCAGCGCGAGCCAATAGCTGAAATCGAGCGTTGCCCACATCGATACCCAGAGCGTCGCAAGCGGCAGGACCGTGATCAAGATCTCGACGATGCCACGACCGTCGCTGGGCCGTCCGTAGCACGCGAGAACCTTTGTCCTGGCGCGCGCATCCGGTGGGACAGCAACGGTGGGTACGGGCTCTTGCTTGTTATTCAATCAATTGGACCTTCTTTTTTGGGGCAGCCCGCGCACCGGTTTAAGAGTGTCGCCAGACGCCCAGAGGCCGGAAATTGAAAAAAGCCGCAGCCCGGTTTGCGGGCGGCAGCTCTATTAGTGGCGAAGCGGGGCTGCACAGACCGCTTGCGTTCTACGTGGTCTCGGTCGCGCGGACGGCAACCTTGCCGCTGCGCGGATCGCTTTGTGTGTCAGACTTTGCTTTCTGGCCGTCTCTCAGGCCGGCGATGCCCGCGCGCTCGAGCGCAATGGCATCGACGAACAGGTCCTTCTCGCCATCGTCCGGCTGGATGAACCCGGAGCCCTTCTGACTATTGTAGAATTTTACGGTGCCGGTGTTCATGGAGATGTCCTTTCACTGGCGCAGGTGCATTTGAGCCAGGGCCGCGTCTTGGCGCCACCTGAAGCCCGGTTTGTCGATGTTGGGAGAGGATTCCGATCATGTGCCTGGCGTACAGCGAAGGCGAAACGGCAGGATTGTTGGGCCGTCGATGGCTCACAAATAGTACGCTACGACGTTCCTTGCAAGGCAAGCCGCGAATGAACGCACTTGACGGCCCGTCCACACACCCCGCAGCAGGTGTTGTGACGCCGTATATTGTCCACGAATTTCTTAGGGCCTAAACTCACTCTTTTCGACGCTGCAGTCAGCCTACACGGTCCAGCTTCATCCGTCCACTGATTAATTATCATCCTGTGCCTGTGATCTTAAATATTTCTGTTGGCAAGACTTGTTTTCCAGCCATCCTATCCTACATTCACATTGTTGTTTGAATGATGACCATTCAAAAGACATTTAATTAATATTTTGGAGGTACTTGCATGATAAACACTCCTTCGAACGCGGCCTCGAACGTGAACGCAGCCGCTGCAAAGCCCGCGAGCCCCACGGCCGAGATGAAACAGATCGTCCTCAAGGAGATTGGTGTGAAGTGGAATAAGTTTTCCGAGCAGGACCTTTCCGATCTCAAAGGCAGGGACGACCTTGTGACACAGATCGTGGCCAAGTACGGCAGCGAGAAGGGGCAAGCCCAGCGCGATGTCGATGCCTTATTGAAGGGCCGCCAGATCTGACCTGAGTCCACAGACGAGATCGAGGTCGCTTTTTTGCGGCCTCGGTCGGTATTCGCACAAGCATAATCGCGTTGCCGCAGTGAGGACCCAAACCATGGCCGGCTTTGACTACGGCACCGAGGCGGAGTTGTTTCCCACCCGCAACCGGAAATCCTGGCGACAGCCGCTTGGATACAGACGGTTCGCGCGGGCGGCGGACGCCATTCGTTTCGCCATCGAGGAGCTTGCGCCCGAGTTTCTTCTCGGAGCCTATCTCGAAGTCGACGAGGAACGATACGACAAGGCAGGAATTCGTCGCTTGTACGAGAGCGCCGACTATCCCCTGGCCCGTCCCGCGGCGGCTTAGATCATGATCTTCGTGCCGGCGCAAACGATCCGGCCCGCCGGCGCGGCCTGCGTTTTCGAGCAACCAAAGCCGATCCGAGCACAAGGCGCACAATCATGACCGACAAAACGATCGAACTGGATCAGCATCGCGGGATGACGGCTCAGAAGGCCACCGATCTTCGTCGACTGTTGGCGGACGTGGAGGCCAATGAAAGAGCCTTGCGCCTTCGCCAGGATGAATTGGAATCTCACCTGGTGGCGGCGCCGGCCGCGAATTGGCCCGAAGCCGCCGAGAAGGCGCGCTATCTTCTCAACCTCTTTGCCACTTCGCTGATCGTGCAAGACCCCCGCAGACAGACACTGATCGCCGCCGTACTCGCTGACTTCGAGCGGCTCGGCCGCGACTGCTAGAGCGAGATGGGATCATACGGAATCTGGTCATGGCGCTTAACTTTCCAAATCAAAGCCGCTCCTATGATGCGACACGGCGCGCGATTCGGTTTTGGGGACACGACAGTGCAATGGAGGCTTCGTTCTTTGTGAACGAAGACGCGTTGAAAGCAATTCACCCCGACATGCGGCTCGACGAGGCTGGCCTTCTCACGGCCTTCGATTTGAACCGCGATTTGATTTACTCAGCCGCGGTCAAAGTCTATGGGCGCGGTCACAAGGGGTCTTACGAACTGATGCCCGCCGACTTTTGATCCGCTATTTTCCGGATGAACTCCGGTTTCGAGCAAAATGGTTAGGCCGTAGACGCATCAGCGCGCAATCTCAGGCGGCTCGAGGCAAGTTTGATCGTCTCGCGGGCGTCCTGCGGACGCTTCCGGGCGTCATCGACGTGGAGATGTCGTAAATCTGTCACATCCCCGTCAAAAACCGTATCAAAACCGTTGGAACCGCTGGAATCCGAGCAGTCCCGCATTGTCACGCGGTGCCGAAATGGCTAGGTTCAGCCCGAATGGCCGGGGTTCATGCGGGAAATTCCGATATGACGACCATATCAGGCGCTCAGGGGAGATGGGGGATGTCGGACAGAAGTGAGCGGACCGCGACGGCGGCCGCCGAAAACACGCTGAAAAATTACAGCAAACCGACTTTGAGCAAAGGGCTCGTGCTGAGCCGCATAACGGCGCTGGTCCTGGCGTCCGGTATCACGGACGCTGGGGAATAATCTGCCGGATGGCTTTGAATCGCCGGGTCTTCGCCGAACAACCGACAAGCGACGCCGGCCATGGGACGCAGCGACAGTTCTGGGAGACGGGGAATGACGAAGAAAGGCGAGCGAAAAGCGACGGGGGCCGCCGAAAGGACGCCGAAACCCTATAGCAAGCCGACGCTGAACAAGGGACCCGTGCTGAGCCGTATCACGGCGGAGGGCGGCGGGTCCATGACGGACACCTTGGTGACCTAGCCCGTCGGATCGCTCTCGCGCGGCGCCTTGGCGTCGAAGGTTCGCGGGACGGCGCCGGTCATGAGCATTGACGGCAAGATTGGGGGCAGGGGGATGACAGAAGAGCGCGAGCGTCCGCCGGCGCGGCCTTCCGAGAAGGGCCTGAAGCCTTACCGCAAGCCGACGCTGAGCAAGGGGCCCGTGCTGAGCCACATAACGGCGGACGGCGCGGTGTCCGGTCTTACTCAAGGATAGGCTTGCCGCACCTCGTCCGCGTCTCCGATTGGCCGCCGCTTCTGTGGGGCGCGCGCATCGACCGGCGCGGGCTGGGACGGATCTATTGCGGCAAAGCCGTGGAGGAATCCGGCGAAGGCGTCCTTGCCGCCGCCTGGTCCGGTCCCTACGCCGGCTCTTCGCCGCTCGCGGCCATGACCTCCATCGGCACCGGGCTACTCATGACGCCCGACGGCATCGTCGCCTTCTGCGGCAACGCCGGCAGCGACGTCGTCTTCATCCATCGCGGTGCCGGCGAGCTGACCGTTTCCAACGCCCTGCCGGCCGCGATCGCCCTTGCCGGCACCGCGCTGAAGCGAGGCTATCCGTACTACAATCAGGACTTGATCACCTACCGCTTCGGGCCAGAGCGCTACCGGCGCGCAATCCCGTGCGCGCGCGGACGAATCGAGCCTTACTATCGGGCCGTGCATATCGGCCGCAATCTTGCGGTGTCCCCGCTCGATCACGACTATGACCGCGAATTCAAGGACTTCGCCCGATATCGCGAGACCCTGATTGCCGAGCTGAAGCTCCTGTTCGCGAACGCGGCCGACCGCGGCCGCAGCGTCCGCTATCGCCCCATCGTGACCCTCTCGCGCGGCTATGACTCGACGGCGGCCGCCGTCCTCGCCCTTAACGCGGGTTGCGGCGAGGGCTTCACCCATGGCCAGGCGGTTGGCGCGCCGCCGGGCACCTCCGACAGCGGCGCGCATATCGGCAAGATGCTCGGCCTCAAGGTAACCGAGTTCGAGACCTTGGCCTATCAGGGCCGCGAGGATTTTCCGGAAGCCGAGTTCATCGCCTCCGGCTATGGCGGTCCGCAGGTCTACATGGCCGGCACCGAGACCGCGCTGAGGGGGCGGCTGATCGTCACCGGCTTCGGCGGCGATGCGATTTGGCACCGGGACCATGGCGTCCATGCGCCCGCGAAGGCGCCGTTCTATGCCGGCGGCTATAGCGGGGTAAACTTCAATCTGCGCCTGCCGGCGCTTTCCGTCGCTGCGCCCGCCATCGGCGCGGGAGCGCCCGGGCGCATCGGCGCGCTGTCGCGCTCGGCCGAAATGCGGCCTTGGTCGCTCGGCGGCGACTATGATCGGCCGCTGCCGCGGCGCATCGCCGAGCAGGCCGGCATTCCGCGCGACGCCTTCGCCGCGGCCAAGCAGATGGTGACCCCGAGCTATGACAGCGCCGGACGGCGCGCGCCGCCCCTTGAAGCTTATCTGTCGCCGTGCACGCTTGCCGAATTCGAGCGCTACCTGGCCGAGGAACGCCCGTTTTCTCCCTGGCGCGCGCGCTTTCGCAATGGGTTTGCGGGTCTCGCAAGGCGCCTGGTCTGGTCCAAGAAGATGCACCGTTTCGCGCGGAAATTCGGCTTGGGCTGGCCGCCGTTGCCTTCGTTCTTCTGGCACCTCAGAGCCGGCATCCGGCGCAACGGCTTCCTGTTCCACTGGGCCGTCGCGCGCGTCGCCGGCGGATATGGCGAGGCGTTGGCAAAGACGCGCCGGGACGGCCGCGAGGAAGCGTTGGACGCCTGAACGCGGGCCGAAGGCGAAGCGCGCCTCGCCGCCGCTTGTCTTAACCGCTTCGGCCCGCTATAAGGCCCGCCATCACACACGCGGAAATCGGCGCTGCCTGCGGGAGACATCCGCCGGCGGCCCTCCGGTGCCCGGCGCGGCGAAAGCCGAACGTTCCGGGCTTCTTCCGCGGCGGACCAACCGGAAAAGGAATGCTGCATGGCTCTGCCGGAGTTCAATATGCGCCAGCTTTTGGAGGCTGGCGTTCATTTCGGCCACCAGACCCACCGCTGGAACCCCAAAATGGCGCCGTATATCTACGGCGAACGCAACAAGATCCACATCATCGACCTGACCCAGACGGTGCCGCTGATGCATCAGGCGCTGAAGACGGTGAGCGACACGGTCGCCGCCGGCGGGCGGATCCTGTTCGTCGGCACCAAGCGCCAGGCCTCCGAGCCCATCGCCGACGCGGCCAAGCGTTCGGCGCAATATTACGTCAATCACCGCTGGCTCGGCGGCACGCTGACCAATTGGAAGACGATCTCCCATTCGATCGCCCGGCTGCGCAACCTCGAGGAGACGCTGGAGGCCGGCACCCAGGGCCTGACCAAGAAGGAGCTCCTGCAGCTCACCCGCGAGCGCGACAAGCTGGAGCGCGCGCTCGGCGGCATCAAGGACATGGGCGGCACGCCCGATCTGTTGTTCGTGATCGACACCAACAAGGAGCAGATCGCCATCAAGGAGGCGCAGCGGCTCGGAATCCCCGTCGCCGCGATCCTCGATTCCAATTGCGAGCCGGACAACATCACCTATCCGATCCCCGGCAATGACGACGCCGGCCGCGCCATCACCTTCTATTGCGACCTGGTCGCACGGGCCGCCGTCGACGGCATTTCGCGCGCCCAGGGCGAGGTCGGGGCGGATATCGGCGCGGCCGCCGAGCCGCCGATCGAGCCGGTCGTCGAGGCGCTGGCCGGGGAACCGGCGCCGGAGGCCGCCGCCGAGTTCGCCGAGGGGGAGGTTCCCGCCATCACCGAGGTCTCCGAGGCCGTCACCGTCGAAGCGGTAACCAGCGAGGACAAGTTCATATCCTTGGAGTCGCCGCGCGGGGCAGCCGACGATCTGAAGAAGATCGGCGGCGTCGGCCCGGTGCTCGAGCAGAAGCTCAACGATCTCGGCATCTACCATTATTGGCAGATCGCCGCCTTTACGCCGGAGGACGTGACGCGCATCGACGAGGAGCTCAATTTCAAGGGCCGCATCGAGCGCGACAATTGGATCGAGCAGGCCAAGGCGCTGGCCGAGGGCACGGATTAGGCGCCGGCGGCGGGGGGCTCCCCCGCGGCCGCGGGCGCGGATCGGCAATTCAGGCTCAAGAGCAGGCTTAAGAGGTTGTCATGACGAAGATTTCCGCGGCACAAGTCAAGCAACTCCGCGACAAGACCGGCGCCGGCATGATGGACTGCAAGACGGCGCTCGGCGAGACCGGCGGCGACATGGAGGCGGCCGTCGACTGGCTGCGCACCAAGGGCCTCGCCAAGGCCGCCAAGAAAGCCAGCCGCGTTGCCGCGGAGGGGCTGGTGGCGGTGGCGACCGACCGCACCAAAGGCGCCGTCGTCGAGGTCAATTCGGAGACCGACTTCGTCGCCCGCAACGAGATTTTTCAGGACATGGTCGCCAAGATCGCCGATCTCGCATTGCAGGCCGATGGCGACCTTGCCGTGCTCGGCGAACTGACCTTTCACGGCTCGTCGAACACCGTCAACGAACAGATCGCCGAGATGATCGGCTCCATCGGCGAGAACATGACGCTGCGGCGCACCGCGGCGCTGTCGGTCGACGACGGCGTCGTCGCCAGCTACGTGCACAGCGCGGCCGCGCCTGGAATGGGCAAGATCGGCGTTCTGGTGGCGCTGAAATCGACGGGCGACGCCAACAAGCTGCAGGCGATCGGCCGGCAAATCGCCATGCATGTCGCCGCCGCAAGCCCGCTCGCCATCACCGCGGACGAGCTCGACCCGGCGGTGGTCGCGCGCGAGCGCGCGGTCTTTGCCGAACAGGCGCGCGAATCAGGCAAGCCGGATGCGATCATCGAAAAGATGGTCGAAGGCCGCCTGCGCAAGTTCTACGAGGAGGCGGTGCTTCTTTCCCAGGCCTTCGTCATCGACCCGGAAAAGACCGTCGAGGAGGCGCTCAAGGCGGTCGAGACGGAGGTCGGCGCGCCGATCATGGTCAAAGGCTACGTGCGCTTCGCGCTCGGCGAGGGGGTCGACAAGAAGGACGAGGACTTTGCCGCCGAGGTCGCGGCGTCGTCGTCGCCAATCTGATCTCTGGTGGGGGCGCTTGCCGGGTCGCCCCGAATCGCTGACTAATCCCGTCTCCGGCGCGCCGGCACGAGCGGTCCGGAGCACGCCGTCAGGGGCGCTACCCGATATGGCTCTGACCTACCGCCGCGTTGTACTGAAAGTCTCCGGTGAAGCCCTGATGGGGCCGCAGAGCCACGGCCTGCATCCGCCGACGCTCGAGCGCATCTGCCGCGACATCGCCGCTGGCGTCGAGGCCGGCGCCGAGATCGCGCTCGTTGTCGGCGGCGGCAACATTTTTCGCGGCCTTGCCGGCGCCGCCGACGGCATGGATCGCGCCGATGCCGACCAGATGGGCATGCTGGCCACGATCATCAACGCGCTGGCCGTGCGCGACATGCTGGAGCGCCTCGGCATGGCGGCGCGGGCAATGTCGGCGATCGCCGTGGCCTCGGTGTGCGAGACCTTCAGCCGGCCGCGCGCGCTTGAGCATTTGCGCAAGGGCCGCGTCGTCGTCTTCGCCGGCGGCACCGGCAACCCGTTCTTCACCACCGACACCGCATCCGTGCTGCGCGCCGCCGAGATGGGCAGCGACGCGATATTGAAGGGGACGCAGGTCGACGGCGTCTACAGCGCCGACCCGAAGACCGACCCCAAGGCACAACGCTATGATAGGGTGAGCTATGACGAGGCGCTGGCCAAGAGGCTCGAGGTCATGGACGCAACGGCGATCGCTCTTGCCCGCGACAACCAGATACCGATAATTGTCTTCTCGATCCAAACGGCCGGGTCATTCGCTTCGGTTCTGAAAGGGCAGGGCCGGTGCACCGTGGTCACGCCGTAATGCGCGCCGGCAATTCATGCCGGGCCATGGCGGCGATGCGCAGACGCTAACAGCGGGAACGGACCCATGCAGACTGATGAGTTCGATATCAAGGACCTGGAACGCCGCATGAACGGCGCCGTCAGCGCCCTGAAATCCGAGCTCGCCGGCTTGCGGACCGGCCGCGCTTCCGCCGGCCTGGTTGAGCATCTGCCGGTCGAGGCCTATGGCGCGCACATGCCGCTGAACCAGATGGCGACGATCTCGGTGCCCGAGGCGCGGCTCATTTCGGTGCAGGTCTGGGACCGCTCCCAGGTTGCCGCCGTCGAGCGCGCCATTCGCGAGTCCGATCTCGGCCTGAATCCGGTGGTCGAAGGGCAGAGCATGCGGATCCCCATTCCCGAGCTCAACGAGGAGCGCCGTCAAGAAATCGTAAAGGTTGCGCACAAATATGCCGAGCAGGCGCGCATCGCCGCCCGCAATGTCCGTCGCGACGGCATGGAGCACCTCAAACGACTTGAAACGGACGCGCATATGAGCCAGGACGAGCATCGCGCCTGGGCGGACGAGGTGCAGCAGCTGACCGACCGAACGATCAAGACCATCGACG
It encodes the following:
- a CDS encoding fatty acid desaturase codes for the protein MNNKQEPVPTVAVPPDARARTKVLACYGRPSDGRGIVEILITVLPLATLWVSMWATLDFSYWLALPLALPAAGFLVRLFMIQHDCGHGSFFRHRLANDWIGRIIGVVTLTPYGLWRRTHGMHHASSGNLDRRGHGDVHTLTVAEYRALSTWGRLRYRLYRHPLVMFGIGPAYLFLLQQRFPAGLMRSGWQPWASAMGTNFAIALVVSTLVWLIGIKAFLLVHLPITLLAASVGVWLFYVQHQFEHTTWEYDGEWNWHEAAFHGSSHYDLPALLRWFTANIGLHHVHHLCSRIPYYRLPRVLRDHPELRDVSRLTLSESFRCARLVLWDERARRLMSFREVRPSG
- a CDS encoding 30S ribosomal protein S2 — translated: MALPEFNMRQLLEAGVHFGHQTHRWNPKMAPYIYGERNKIHIIDLTQTVPLMHQALKTVSDTVAAGGRILFVGTKRQASEPIADAAKRSAQYYVNHRWLGGTLTNWKTISHSIARLRNLEETLEAGTQGLTKKELLQLTRERDKLERALGGIKDMGGTPDLLFVIDTNKEQIAIKEAQRLGIPVAAILDSNCEPDNITYPIPGNDDAGRAITFYCDLVARAAVDGISRAQGEVGADIGAAAEPPIEPVVEALAGEPAPEAAAEFAEGEVPAITEVSEAVTVEAVTSEDKFISLESPRGAADDLKKIGGVGPVLEQKLNDLGIYHYWQIAAFTPEDVTRIDEELNFKGRIERDNWIEQAKALAEGTD
- a CDS encoding cold shock domain-containing protein, giving the protein MNTGTVKFYNSQKGSGFIQPDDGEKDLFVDAIALERAGIAGLRDGQKAKSDTQSDPRSGKVAVRATETT
- the tsf gene encoding translation elongation factor Ts, with product MTKISAAQVKQLRDKTGAGMMDCKTALGETGGDMEAAVDWLRTKGLAKAAKKASRVAAEGLVAVATDRTKGAVVEVNSETDFVARNEIFQDMVAKIADLALQADGDLAVLGELTFHGSSNTVNEQIAEMIGSIGENMTLRRTAALSVDDGVVASYVHSAAAPGMGKIGVLVALKSTGDANKLQAIGRQIAMHVAAASPLAITADELDPAVVARERAVFAEQARESGKPDAIIEKMVEGRLRKFYEEAVLLSQAFVIDPEKTVEEALKAVETEVGAPIMVKGYVRFALGEGVDKKDEDFAAEVAASSSPI
- the pyrH gene encoding UMP kinase, with amino-acid sequence MALTYRRVVLKVSGEALMGPQSHGLHPPTLERICRDIAAGVEAGAEIALVVGGGNIFRGLAGAADGMDRADADQMGMLATIINALAVRDMLERLGMAARAMSAIAVASVCETFSRPRALEHLRKGRVVVFAGGTGNPFFTTDTASVLRAAEMGSDAILKGTQVDGVYSADPKTDPKAQRYDRVSYDEALAKRLEVMDATAIALARDNQIPIIVFSIQTAGSFASVLKGQGRCTVVTP
- a CDS encoding DUF1488 domain-containing protein, whose amino-acid sequence is MALNFPNQSRSYDATRRAIRFWGHDSAMEASFFVNEDALKAIHPDMRLDEAGLLTAFDLNRDLIYSAAVKVYGRGHKGSYELMPADF
- the frr gene encoding ribosome recycling factor, which encodes MQTDEFDIKDLERRMNGAVSALKSELAGLRTGRASAGLVEHLPVEAYGAHMPLNQMATISVPEARLISVQVWDRSQVAAVERAIRESDLGLNPVVEGQSMRIPIPELNEERRQEIVKVAHKYAEQARIAARNVRRDGMEHLKRLETDAHMSQDEHRAWADEVQQLTDRTIKTIDETLTAKEAEIKQV